The following proteins are co-located in the Triticum aestivum cultivar Chinese Spring chromosome 1A, IWGSC CS RefSeq v2.1, whole genome shotgun sequence genome:
- the LOC123053912 gene encoding uncharacterized protein, which produces MAAAAAAAGAASSLVPSTSQRRLPFRPTPTRQPLLAANKTLTLSPKPPRLLHPLAASPSSPPPPEDAEPTDPVKLAFARAAAYKKERADPKPPPPPPSPPPPPQPSAKESSGSKEAFERALEYRNGNGGGLDGGSSLLNPSPTFGQSTFTSKEGAFGKVAKKKGGYAYDETDFLGLGFFEKKRYQGPPPGLSQGIDPFSNEDFPEVEIVVGDPSKFGKSRRSTENQPVDASESEETSRSKDGKQNEDSKLEETPLSTVTEPEDDENSESYKPRVTTWGMFPRPQNISKAYGGGRNISLGGETLSAEEKAAKDKRTRELLAAYIGGKNKTLDAKTMAECTKALKEGDELMNAGRLKQALPYYEKVMQAADFKTELHGLAALQWSICLDSLCRSKEAMGMYSKLKYHPNDRVSKKAKMFMFSFQAADFLKVDGVPMPRDTGYEGYFDQFGGQRNYYANPDEPEVGIREIIPYMLFLVSPIFFVAFIALRKSLML; this is translated from the exons ATGGCCGCCGCAGCGGCAGCAGCAGGCGCGGCATCCTCCCTTGTCCCCTCCACTTCCCAGCGCCGCCTCCCCTTCCGTCCCACCCCGACCCGCCAACCCCTCCTAGCCGCCAACAAGACCCTGACGCTCTCCCCGAAGCCACCCCGCCTCCTGCACCCCCTCGCCGCGTCCCCCTCCTCTCCGCCTCCGCCTGAGGATGCTGAGCCAACCGACCCCGTCAAGCTCGccttcgcccgcgccgccgcctacaAGAAGGAGAGGGCTGATCCcaagccaccgccaccgccaccgtcgccTCCCCCTCCGCCGCAGCCTTCCGCGAAGGAGTCCAGCGGCAGCAAGGAGGCCTTCGAGCGGGCGCTGGAGTACAGGAACGGCAACGGGGGAGGACTGGACGGCGGCTCCTCGCTTCTCAATCCGTCGCCGACTTTCG GCCAAAGCACGTTTACTAGTAAAGAGGGTGCATTTGGCAAAGTGGCAAAGAAAAAGGGAGGGTATGCGTACGATGAGACCGACTTTTTGGGCCTCGGTTTCTTTGAGAAAAAACGTTATCAAGGTCCACCACCAGGGCTGTCTCAAGGAATTGATCCTTTTTCAAATGAAGATTTTCCTGAGGTGGAGATAGTAGTTGGCGACCCTAGTAAATTTGGGAAGTCTCGTCGTTCAACTGAAAATCAACCTGTAGATGCTAGCGAGTCTGAGGAAACTTCGCGTTCAAAAGACGGCAAACAAAATGAAGATAGCAAGCTTGAGGAAACACCGCTTTCAACTGTTACTGAACCTGAAGATGATGAAAACTCAGAGTCCTACAAACCCAGGGTTACAACGTGGGGAATGTTTCCACGGCCACAAAATATTTCAAAGGCG TATGGTGGTGGAAGAAATATAAGCCTTGGTGGAGAGACCCTAAGTGCTGAAGAGAAAGCAGCTAAAGATAAACGTACCAGAGAACTACTAGCTGCATATATTGGTGGAAAAAACAAGACACTCGATGCAAAAACAATGGCAGAGTGCACCAAG GCATTGAAGGAAGGTGACGAACTTATGAATGCTGGAAGGCTGAAACAAGCTTTGCCTTATTATGAAAAAGTGATGCAGGCTGCGGACTTTAAG ACCGAACTTCATGGATTGGCTGCGCTCCAGTGGTCCATCTGTCTGGATTCACTCTGCAG GTCCAAGGAAGCCATGGGCATGTATAGCAAGCTCAAGTACCACCCAAACGATCGAGTCAGCAAGAAGGCAAAGATGTTCATGTTCAGCTTTCAG GCGGCGGACTTCCTGAAGGTCGACGGCGTGCCGATGCCGCGCGACACGGGCTACGAGGGGTACTTCGACCAGTTTGGCGGGCAGAGGAACTACTACGCGAACCCGGACGAGCCCGAGGTCGGGATCCGGGAGATCATCCCGTACATGCTCTTTCTCGTCTCCCCGATTTTCTTCGTCGCTTTCATCGCTTTGAGAAAGTCCTTGATGCTGTAA